The Deltaproteobacteria bacterium region AGAGGACGAAACGCAGGCCTGGAGCTACCGAGGCGGTGGCCCGGCTCATCTGCTTGGCCGTTTCTCTCCAGTCGGACCGGGCGTAGGCGTCCTTGAGGCCTTCGATCCAGGCCTCGACGGATCCCGGATAAATCTGAAGGGCCCTCTTCAGAAGTTTGGCCCTGAGTGCTGTCTGGTCCGCTTCTCCGTGGACCATGGCCTGGCGGACGAGATAGTGGGCCTGGGCGATGCGGTCCTCAAGAAGGGACGCGTACTCGGCGGCGTTGGAGAAGTCGCCCGCCGTGGCCGAGAGCCTCAAGAGTTCGGCTAGGATGGCCGGATCGTCGCGTAGGGTCTTGCGGGCCTCGTCCAAGGCCTGTTGGGCTCGGTCCAGAAAACCTGCCCGCTTGTAGTCTCGGCCGAGTTCGAGCCAGGCCTTAGCCTTGAATCGTTCGTCGAGGCCGGAGCGGACGATGAGGGTGTTGCGGATCTGAATGGCCCGCTCCAGGTCGCCCTGGGACCGGAAGAGATTCCCCAAGGCCAGGTAGATCTCGACGGCGTCCGGATTGTTTCGGACGACCTGGCTGAGCTGGTCGATGGCCGCTCTGGTGTCCCTGAAGGAGGCTTCGTGGCCTAGCGGGGACCCGGATTCGGCGGAGGAACAATCAGACATCCGCCTGGACGGTCTGAAGATTTTGAACAGGGAAGGCATGGTCTGCGCCTGCCCGGAGTTGTCCGGACATGGGCCGGAGCGAACTCCGAAAACCCTATTTTGGAGTCCCGTTTTCGACGGGCTTGTATGCTTCGTTGCCGAGGGGCATGGTCCGCAGGGAGTTCAGTTCCTTGTCCAGGGCCTGGATCCGTTTTTCCAGAAGCTTGGCTTGGTTTGCCATGCGGATTTTGTCGGTCAGGAAATAGAGCAGGGACAGGACCGAGCCGACTACGAATCCCCCGAGGATCAGGAGGTAGAAGGGGATCTCCTGGCTGGTGAACTGATAGCTGAAGATCTGAAGCTTCAAGACCATGCCGTTGGTCAGCAGTTCGGTATTCTGAACGAAGAAGAGCATGGAGAAGAAGAAGATGAGGACTAGGCCGAGCACTTTGATATAGCGCATGTTGGACTCCTTGGTTGGACTGTTCCGGCTAGAGTTGGTCGAAATACGGTTTGAGTCGGGCGTATGTGGACCGGAGGTGCTCCGGGACTACCGAGGTTTCGGCCATGACGGCCATGAAGGAATTGTCGCCCACCCACCGGGGAACAATGTGGAAATGGAGGTGCTCCCTAATCCCGGCACCGGCGGCCTCCCCGATGTTCAGACCGATGTTCATTCCGGGGGGACGGTTGAAGGCCCGTTCGATGACGGCGACGCAGTCCTGCATGGTTTCCATCGTCTCATGCAGTTCCTCCCGGTTCAGGGCGGTGATGTTCTGGACGTGACGATAGGGCGTGACCATGAGATGACCGTTGTTGTAGGGAAATTTGTTCATGATCACGAAACAATGCCTGCGGCGAAGCAGAATCAGCCGGTCCTCGTCATCGCCGGTGTGCGCCGGAAGACAGAACACGCATTCGTCCGGCTTGGGGCCGAGAATGTAGTCGATGCGCCAGGGGGCCCAGAGGTTCTTCATGTTCGACTATCAGATTCAGGCGTTGCCGACAACGCCTCGGTTAGAGGATCTGGCTCAGAAATTTTTTGGTACGCGGGTGCTCGGGAGCGGTGAAGAAATGCTCGGGCGTGCCCTGCTCGACGATTTGGCCGGCGTCCATGAAGACCACCCTGTCGGCCACTTCCCGGGCAAAACCCATTTCATGGGTGACCACGACCATGGTCATGCCCTCTCGAGCCAGGTTGACCATGACGTCCAGGACCTCGCCGATCATCTCCGGGTCCAGGGCCGAGGTGGGTTCGTCGAAGAGCATGATCTTCGGATTCATGGCCAGGGCCCTGGCGATGGCCACCCGCTGTTGCTGACCTCCGGAGAGCTGGGCCGGGTAGGCGGCGGACTTGTCCTGGATGCCGACCTTGCGGAGCAGGTCCATGGCCGTGCGTTCGGCGAGATCGGCCGGAACTTTCTTCAATTTCCGGGGGGCCATGGTTAGATTCTGGAGCACGGTCTTGTGCGGGAAGAGATTGAAGTTCTGGAAGACCATGCCCAGTTCCATGCGGACCTTGTTGATGTCGCAGGTGCGCCCGGTGACCTCCTGGCCGTCGACGACGATGGTGCCCCTGTCGACCTCCTCCAGGCGGTTGATGGACCGCAGGAGGGTCGATTTTCCGGAGCCGCTGGGGCCGATGATGACCACCTTTTCCCGGGGTTCGATGGTCAGGGAGACGTTGTCCAGGGCCTTGAGCGGGCCGAAGAATTTGGAGACGTTTCTGATTTCGATGATGTTCTTAGCGCCGGTCATAGTAGTTGAGCCTGTGTTCCATCGCGCTGACGATCTTGGACAGAACGAGGGTGATGATGAGGTAGATCAGGGCGACCATGGTATAGGCTTCGAAATAGAAGAAGGTCTCCGAGGCGAATTCCCGGCCCCTGCGGAGAATGTCGGACACGGCCAGGATGGACACCAGGGAGCTGTCCTTGAGCAGGGCGATGAACTCGTTGCCCACCGGAGGAAGGATGGTTCGCCAGGCCTGGGGAAGGATGACAAGGAACATGGTCTGACGACGGGTGAAGCCCAGTGATCGGGCGGCCTCGGTCTGCCCCTTGTCAATGGATTCGATGCCCGCCCGGAAGACTTCGCCCATGTAGGCCCCGTAGCAGAATCCCATGGCCGTGACGGCGGCCACCAGCGGAGGCATGTTCTTCAGGAAGACAAAGACGACGTTGGAATCCGGAAGCTTGGAGAATATTTGGCCCAGGGCGAAGTAGATGTAGAAGAGCTGGACCAGAAGGGGTATGCCCCGGATGACCTCGACGTATGTGGATGCGACCAGGTTGACGGCCTTGTTCTTGGATATCCGGCCCAGGCCTGTGAAGAGGCCGAGGACCAAGGCCACCATGATGGAGAGAATGGTGACCTCGAATGTGACCAGCACTCCGTCGGGGATGAATTTTAGGACGCGCCAGTACGGGTCCGGCCGGTTCAGGCAGAGATAGACAACGAATCCGATGGCTCCGATGAGTGAAATCCACCAGGCGTTGAACAGACCCCGGTCCTTGTGGGAGGGGATCGCCGCCCCGTCCCCGACATCGATGGTCACTTTCTTGTCGGTCATGAACGGTGTCCTCCGGTCGGGACGGGCCCTGGAAGCGGGCCCGTCCCCTGCGGCCGTTCGGCTAGTTGGAGCCGAACCACTTCTTGAAGATCTCGTCGTATTCGCCGGAGGCCTTGATCTTGGCCAAGGAGGCGTTGATGACGGCCAGAGTGGCCGCGTCACCCTTTTGGACGGCAAAGCCCAGATACTCGGGGGTGTCGGATTCGACAAGGAAGGCCAAGTTCAGCGATTCCTTGTATTCGGGATTGGTCAGGGCATAGTCCGCGGCCACGGCGTCGTCACAGATGACGGCGTCGAGACGGCCGTTGGCCAGATCGGCAATGGCCAGACCGACCTCGTCGTAGCTCTTGGAATTGGAGTCGCCGACCAGTCGCTTGGAGGTGAAAAACCCGGTGGTCCCGATCTGCGCGCCGACCTTCTTGCCCTTCAGGTCGTCCTGGGTTTTGATGGCTGAGCCGTCCTTGACGACCACGCCCTGCTTGACCTCGAAATAGGGCTCGGAGAAGTCCATGGCCTTCTGACGTTCCTCGGTGATGGTCACGGACGAGGAGACGGCGTCATACTTCCCGGCGATGAGTCCGGCGAAGATGCCGTCCCAGGCGGTGTTCTTGATGACCGGGGTGAAACCGCCGGCCTTGGCCATGGCGTTGACCAGGTCCACGCTGAATCCGACGATGTTCTTGCTCTCGTCCACGAACTCCATGGGCGGCCAGGTGGCATCGGAGGCGAAGGTGATGGTCTTGTCAACGATTTTTTCGGCGACCTCGGCCACGTTCTTGTCGTACTCGGGCTGTACCTTGGCCTCTCCCTGTTCAATGGCCGTTTCAAGGGAGACGGCCAGGGCCGTCAGGGGGGCCAGGCAAAAGGCCAGGGCGACCAGGAAAAGGGTCATGGTCTGGAATCGGGTTCTCATTCCTCAGTCCTCCGTGTTGGGTTGTGTTGAAAATTTTCTTTACATTCAGCTTGTTGCGACGTTTTTTGGATGCGTCGCCCATCCGTGACAACAAGGAAAAGGCGATACAGCAAGCCCCAGGCGCGGTCAAGCCGGGGGCGCATCTCCCAGTGCCCCGTCCGAGGACCTTTCATGGTCTCTGGAGGCCGCGGCCAGGTCCTTGGCCAGGGCGAGTTGCTCCTCCCTGGTCTTGACCCGTTCGTCCAGGAGGGCGTCCTTAATTGCATTCATGATTCGCCCGAAGACCGGCCCCGGCCGGAGACCGAGATCCTTGAGGTCCTGACCCTTAACGTCGGTGGCAAGGCCCTGGAACCGGGTCAGATAGAGGGAGATGGCCTTGCGGGTGTCGTCCTTGCGGCTGCGGGCCATGATGAACAGAACGCCTTCCAGACTCATCTGTTCGAGCATTCGAACCAGCTCGCTCATGAGTCTTGGGCCTTGCTGCCAGTTGAAGATGCGGCCCACCACTTCTTTTACGGATTCACGAAGACCGAGGAAGTTCCGGGTCTGGCGGGTGGTGAAGTTCAGCCTGGCCGCCATGGCCCTGGTCTCGTCCTCGTCCATGCCCGAGCAGAGGCCTAAAAGATAGAGCAGCCAGATCTCGGGCCGTTGCTCCCGGTAGAGGAGACGGTACCAAGTGACGACTTCTGAGATTTCGGTCAAAATGGCCCGCCGGTTTTGGGTCAGCTGGAGCTTGGGATGGATGGCCTCCAGGAGCTGAAACTGGTTCATGCGGTCCAGACAGGCCAGGGGGTCCTTTTCCTCCAGAAGATGCTGGAATTCGTGAAGGATCCTGGCCCCGGACAGGCGGTGAAAGATGCCCAGGTCCATGGCGTTCTTGATCAGCCGTTCGGTCTGCTTGCCGATGGTGAAGCCGAACCGCTGCTCGAAGCGGATGGCCCGGATGATCCGGGTCGGGTCTTCGACGAAGCTCAGGGAGTGGAGGACGCGGATGGCCCGATTTTTCATGTCCTGCTGGCCGCCGAAAAAATCGACCAGGGTCCCGAGTCGGGCGGGGTTGAGATGCACGGCCAGGGCGTTGATGGTGAAGTCCCTCCGGAAGAGATCCATTTTGATGGACGAGAGCTCCACCGTGGGCAGGGCGGCCGGATATTCGTAGTACTCGAGCCGGGCCGTGGCTACGTCGATTTTGCGGCCGTCGTCCAGGATGACGACGGCGGTTTTGAATTTGATGTGGGGTCTGACCCGGCCGCCGATTTCGTCGGCCAAGCGGTGGGCGAAAACGATGCCGTCACTTTCGACCACGAGGTCGATGTCGGTGTTGGGCAGGCCCAGGAGAATGTCCCGGACGAACCCGCCGACGCAGAATAGTT contains the following coding sequences:
- a CDS encoding amino acid ABC transporter permease → MTDKKVTIDVGDGAAIPSHKDRGLFNAWWISLIGAIGFVVYLCLNRPDPYWRVLKFIPDGVLVTFEVTILSIMVALVLGLFTGLGRISKNKAVNLVASTYVEVIRGIPLLVQLFYIYFALGQIFSKLPDSNVVFVFLKNMPPLVAAVTAMGFCYGAYMGEVFRAGIESIDKGQTEAARSLGFTRRQTMFLVILPQAWRTILPPVGNEFIALLKDSSLVSILAVSDILRRGREFASETFFYFEAYTMVALIYLIITLVLSKIVSAMEHRLNYYDRR
- a CDS encoding amino acid ABC transporter ATP-binding protein — translated: MTGAKNIIEIRNVSKFFGPLKALDNVSLTIEPREKVVIIGPSGSGKSTLLRSINRLEEVDRGTIVVDGQEVTGRTCDINKVRMELGMVFQNFNLFPHKTVLQNLTMAPRKLKKVPADLAERTAMDLLRKVGIQDKSAAYPAQLSGGQQQRVAIARALAMNPKIMLFDEPTSALDPEMIGEVLDVMVNLAREGMTMVVVTHEMGFAREVADRVVFMDAGQIVEQGTPEHFFTAPEHPRTKKFLSQIL
- a CDS encoding HIT domain-containing protein, producing the protein MKNLWAPWRIDYILGPKPDECVFCLPAHTGDDEDRLILLRRRHCFVIMNKFPYNNGHLMVTPYRHVQNITALNREELHETMETMQDCVAVIERAFNRPPGMNIGLNIGEAAGAGIREHLHFHIVPRWVGDNSFMAVMAETSVVPEHLRSTYARLKPYFDQL
- a CDS encoding tetratricopeptide repeat protein yields the protein MPSLFKIFRPSRRMSDCSSAESGSPLGHEASFRDTRAAIDQLSQVVRNNPDAVEIYLALGNLFRSQGDLERAIQIRNTLIVRSGLDERFKAKAWLELGRDYKRAGFLDRAQQALDEARKTLRDDPAILAELLRLSATAGDFSNAAEYASLLEDRIAQAHYLVRQAMVHGEADQTALRAKLLKRALQIYPGSVEAWIEGLKDAYARSDWRETAKQMSRATASVAPGLRFVLFESLLGFAAQGAEDGPPMRPECTARLLPVIEGLSQDLLLYYYGSLLLIHGQDYEQARSWLEKTLILHPDFWPARLELLLLSAELQELSAAFKVQLEFFLEKARMVKKFVCSSCGLKREAVFFHCPRCEAWHSITFRLALND
- a CDS encoding LapA family protein gives rise to the protein MRYIKVLGLVLIFFFSMLFFVQNTELLTNGMVLKLQIFSYQFTSQEIPFYLLILGGFVVGSVLSLLYFLTDKIRMANQAKLLEKRIQALDKELNSLRTMPLGNEAYKPVENGTPK
- a CDS encoding basic amino acid ABC transporter substrate-binding protein; this encodes MTLFLVALAFCLAPLTALAVSLETAIEQGEAKVQPEYDKNVAEVAEKIVDKTITFASDATWPPMEFVDESKNIVGFSVDLVNAMAKAGGFTPVIKNTAWDGIFAGLIAGKYDAVSSSVTITEERQKAMDFSEPYFEVKQGVVVKDGSAIKTQDDLKGKKVGAQIGTTGFFTSKRLVGDSNSKSYDEVGLAIADLANGRLDAVICDDAVAADYALTNPEYKESLNLAFLVESDTPEYLGFAVQKGDAATLAVINASLAKIKASGEYDEIFKKWFGSN